Proteins from one Pseudomonadota bacterium genomic window:
- the sfsA gene encoding DNA/RNA nuclease SfsA codes for MEFPTPLFEARLIKRYKRFLADVEMRTGPDAGQMITVHCPNPGSMMGLARPGATIWVSKSSNPKRKLAYTYELEQVDGPGEPAIVGINTMHPNKLAEEAIRIGLLPELGPIGTIVREQKYGQNSRIDLLLAGPDGSDTYVEVKNVHLMREAGHLEFPDSVTARGAKHLGELASMVEQGHRSVLVFIAQWPHAKTLGLARDLDPAYGRAMDDAVGRGVEVYAVDCLPSLEGIQPRGRIQVVLDA; via the coding sequence ATGGAGTTTCCCACACCCCTGTTCGAAGCGCGCCTCATCAAACGCTACAAGCGGTTCCTCGCAGACGTTGAAATGCGCACGGGGCCGGATGCAGGCCAAATGATCACCGTGCACTGCCCCAACCCCGGCTCAATGATGGGCCTCGCTCGGCCCGGTGCCACGATCTGGGTATCGAAGTCGAGCAATCCGAAACGCAAACTCGCCTACACCTACGAGTTGGAACAGGTCGATGGGCCGGGCGAGCCGGCGATTGTTGGGATCAATACGATGCATCCCAACAAGCTTGCCGAAGAAGCAATACGCATCGGGCTCCTACCTGAGCTTGGCCCAATCGGCACCATTGTGCGCGAACAAAAGTATGGACAGAATTCGCGCATTGACCTGCTTCTTGCCGGCCCGGACGGTTCGGACACCTATGTTGAAGTCAAAAATGTTCATCTCATGCGTGAAGCTGGGCATCTGGAGTTCCCAGACAGCGTGACGGCTCGCGGGGCGAAGCACCTTGGAGAGCTGGCATCGATGGTCGAGCAGGGTCACCGCTCAGTGCTGGTTTTCATAGCCCAATGGCCGCATGCCAAAACCTTAGGTTTGGCGCGCGATCTCGATCCTGCCTATGGAAGAGCAATGGACGATGCGGTCGGGCGCGGCGTTGAAGTCTACGCTGTTGACTGCCTGCCAAGTCTCGAGGGAATTCAGCCGCGCGGACGCATACAAGTCGTGTTGGACGCTTGA
- the map gene encoding type I methionyl aminopeptidase — protein sequence MLQTQPQIRLFGPEAFEGMHRAGQLTATILDQITDLIKPGVTTQQIDDAVMDFARENGAVPATLNYRGYTKASCTSINHVVCHGIPNTKPLRQGDIINVDVTLIYDGWHGDSSRMYSVGALKRAPERLMEVTYKALMRGIAAARPGNRTGDIGHAIQSFAEAERCSIVRDFCGHGIGDVFHLPPNILHYGRPGEGIDLRPGMIFTIEPMINIGRPHVKILSDGWTAVTRDRSLSAQYEHSIGITEDGCEIFTSSPAGLFAPASLRDAVRAS from the coding sequence ATGCTGCAGACCCAACCCCAAATCCGTTTGTTCGGGCCCGAAGCTTTCGAAGGTATGCATCGCGCCGGCCAGCTGACGGCAACGATCCTCGATCAGATCACTGACCTGATCAAACCCGGCGTCACAACCCAGCAGATTGATGACGCGGTGATGGATTTTGCCCGCGAGAATGGCGCTGTCCCTGCAACGCTCAACTATCGCGGTTACACGAAAGCAAGCTGCACATCGATCAACCATGTGGTGTGCCACGGCATCCCCAACACCAAACCTCTACGGCAGGGCGACATCATCAATGTCGACGTCACGCTCATTTATGATGGCTGGCACGGCGACTCGAGCCGGATGTATTCGGTCGGGGCGCTTAAGCGCGCGCCGGAACGCCTGATGGAGGTCACCTACAAAGCGCTGATGCGGGGCATTGCGGCTGCACGGCCAGGCAACCGGACGGGCGATATCGGGCATGCCATCCAAAGCTTTGCGGAAGCGGAGCGTTGCTCCATCGTGCGCGACTTTTGCGGCCATGGCATCGGCGACGTGTTTCACTTGCCGCCCAACATTCTGCACTATGGGAGGCCCGGCGAAGGCATCGACCTGCGCCCAGGAATGATTTTCACCATTGAGCCGATGATCAACATCGGTCGTCCGCACGTTAAAATCCTGTCGGATGGCTGGACCGCGGTAACCCGCGACCGGTCCCTTTCGGCCCAGTATGAGCATTCGATCGGCATAACCGAAGACGGCTGCGAGATCTTCACCAGCTCACCGGCTGGCCTGTTTGCACCAGCAAGCTTGCGCGACGCGGTCCGGGCAAGCTGA
- a CDS encoding transglutaminase family protein, with protein sequence MRLSVQHIEKFEFEPAALSTIQVCRLTPRDHTGHYVCEWSVEVDADCDLSNREDAFGNIVTSFSVNKPLERLTIRSLGEIETEQHHGVVRGTREGVPLGVFLRVTDDDDHVAQTKQLLEMADTHDRSPIDRLHALMTALHAITGDDDTREASSNGGEGAPGANGTITPQQSQSQSSDPVPKSAQRFADALRAKQSGNPALPAMLLADAARLIGIPARLISGHRLLSEQARNTDTRDVWAEMFVEKLGWIGFDPRRNNCPSDESVRIAAGLNLPGISALRVNHHTQQGEATRHTEIALSRA encoded by the coding sequence ATGCGTTTATCCGTCCAGCATATCGAGAAGTTTGAATTCGAACCCGCGGCCTTAAGCACCATCCAGGTTTGCCGGCTGACACCGCGCGACCATACCGGGCATTATGTTTGTGAATGGTCAGTCGAAGTCGATGCCGATTGCGATCTCAGCAATCGCGAAGACGCCTTCGGCAACATCGTCACCAGCTTCTCCGTCAACAAACCGCTCGAACGGCTGACTATTCGCTCGCTCGGCGAGATTGAAACAGAACAGCACCACGGGGTGGTGCGCGGAACACGCGAAGGGGTGCCGCTTGGCGTCTTTTTGCGCGTGACAGACGATGATGATCATGTCGCCCAAACCAAACAGTTGCTAGAGATGGCAGACACGCATGATCGATCACCCATTGATCGCCTCCATGCGCTTATGACGGCGCTTCACGCTATCACTGGAGACGACGACACTCGCGAGGCGAGCAGCAATGGAGGCGAAGGAGCGCCGGGTGCAAACGGTACGATAACGCCGCAACAGAGCCAGTCGCAAAGCTCTGATCCTGTACCCAAGTCTGCCCAGCGGTTCGCCGACGCCCTCAGAGCAAAGCAGTCGGGCAACCCTGCACTTCCGGCGATGTTGTTGGCCGATGCTGCGCGGCTGATCGGCATTCCTGCAAGGTTGATATCGGGCCACCGCCTGCTCAGCGAACAGGCGCGCAACACCGACACACGCGACGTTTGGGCGGAGATGTTTGTCGAAAAACTTGGTTGGATCGGCTTCGACCCGCGCCGCAACAATTGCCCCAGCGATGAGAGCGTTCGCATCGCAGCCGGTCTTAACCTGCCTGGGATAAGTGCGCTGCGGGTAAACCATCATACACAGCAAGGTGAGGCCACGCGCCACACGGAGATTGCCTTGTCGCGTGCCTGA
- a CDS encoding circularly permuted type 2 ATP-grasp protein gives MTAFDEMTIDGSACRSPYSIVHQWLDGLDAETLKLQSSEAEMLFRRIGITFAVYGEADAEERLIPFDLIPRVLAKDEWARMSEGLTQRVNTLNRFLADVYGPRECIKAGIIPADLIDQNDQYRPEMIGTTLPGDIWVNIAGIDIVRTDADNFFVLEDNARTPSGVSYMLENREVMMRVVPELFYDHAVEPVENYADELLQALQSVAPRGVKNDPTCALLTPGPFNSAYYEHSFLADKLGIELVEGRDLFVKDDVVYMRTTLGPQRVDVIYRRIDDDFIDPLAFNPESMLGVPGLMTAYLAGNVTLANAVGTGISDDKAIYTYMPELTKFFLGEEPILKNVPTWRCREADALAYVLEHLSELVVKEVAGSGGYGMLVGPKASRDEIEIFRTKLKSNPDHFIAQPTLALSTCPTFVGEGVAPRHVDLRPFVLSGTKGVNIIPGGLTRVALKEGSLVVNSSQGGGTKDTWVLA, from the coding sequence ATGACAGCATTTGATGAAATGACGATTGATGGGAGCGCGTGCCGCTCGCCTTACTCAATCGTACACCAGTGGCTCGACGGCCTCGACGCCGAAACACTGAAACTGCAGTCTTCCGAAGCGGAGATGCTCTTTCGTCGCATTGGCATTACTTTCGCGGTATATGGCGAAGCGGACGCAGAAGAGCGCCTAATTCCTTTCGACCTGATACCGCGCGTCCTTGCCAAAGACGAGTGGGCGCGCATGAGCGAAGGGCTGACACAACGGGTCAACACGCTCAACAGGTTCCTAGCCGACGTCTACGGTCCGCGCGAGTGCATCAAGGCCGGGATCATCCCCGCTGATTTGATCGATCAGAACGACCAGTACCGTCCCGAGATGATCGGCACGACACTGCCGGGCGATATCTGGGTCAACATCGCTGGCATCGATATCGTGCGTACCGATGCGGACAATTTCTTCGTTCTGGAAGACAATGCCCGCACGCCCAGCGGCGTATCGTATATGTTGGAAAACCGCGAAGTCATGATGCGGGTCGTGCCCGAACTTTTCTACGATCACGCGGTTGAGCCGGTCGAAAACTACGCCGACGAGCTGCTGCAGGCCCTGCAGTCCGTTGCCCCACGTGGGGTCAAGAACGATCCAACCTGTGCGCTGCTCACCCCCGGCCCCTTCAACAGCGCCTACTACGAGCATTCCTTCCTGGCCGATAAGCTGGGCATCGAGCTGGTGGAAGGGCGCGATCTGTTTGTCAAAGATGATGTGGTCTATATGCGCACCACGCTCGGTCCCCAACGCGTTGACGTCATCTACCGGCGTATCGACGACGACTTCATCGACCCCCTCGCCTTCAACCCGGAATCCATGCTGGGCGTGCCAGGTCTGATGACCGCCTATCTGGCTGGAAACGTCACGCTCGCAAACGCCGTGGGCACCGGGATTTCCGATGATAAGGCTATCTACACCTACATGCCGGAGCTGACGAAGTTCTTTCTCGGCGAAGAGCCAATCCTCAAGAACGTCCCAACGTGGCGGTGCCGCGAGGCCGATGCCCTTGCCTACGTTCTCGAGCACCTGTCGGAGCTGGTCGTCAAGGAGGTTGCGGGCTCAGGCGGCTATGGGATGCTGGTCGGACCGAAGGCCAGCCGCGATGAAATCGAGATCTTCCGGACCAAGTTAAAATCCAACCCCGATCACTTCATTGCCCAGCCCACCCTGGCGCTTTCGACCTGCCCGACCTTTGTTGGCGAAGGCGTCGCGCCACGGCACGTCGATCTGCGTCCCTTTGTGCTTTCGGGAACCAAAGGGGTGAATATCATACCAGGCGGTCTGACACGCGTTGCCCTGAAGGAGGGATCGCTGGTCGTCAATTCATCTCAGGGCGGCGGGACCAAAGATACCTGGGTCTTGGCGTAA
- a CDS encoding molybdopterin-binding protein, translating to MVATAAFLVIGDEILSGKTKDRNIGTLADALTMVGIDLTEVRVVADRTDAIVSAVNALRAANSYVFTSGGIGPTHDDITADSIAEAFGVGIAVDPRAYKLLSDWYDATGRNMNAARERMTRLPDGAELIDNPVSIAPGFRIGNVFVMAGVPSIFSAMLESVLPTLDGGEPLAVEIVPFSCGEGDLAGELADIATAHPTVSVGSYPKMVDGAFTTEIVLRSRDREALDAASAAAHKLRASLADKPPSA from the coding sequence ATGGTGGCGACTGCAGCTTTTCTTGTCATTGGCGATGAGATTTTGTCTGGCAAAACGAAGGACCGGAACATCGGGACGCTTGCGGATGCTCTGACAATGGTCGGTATCGATCTGACGGAAGTGCGGGTCGTTGCTGACCGGACGGACGCGATTGTTTCGGCAGTCAATGCACTGCGAGCGGCCAATTCCTATGTTTTTACCTCGGGGGGCATCGGACCCACGCACGATGACATCACCGCCGACTCGATCGCGGAAGCCTTTGGTGTCGGTATCGCCGTCGACCCGAGAGCCTACAAGCTGCTGTCAGACTGGTATGACGCAACCGGGCGTAACATGAATGCCGCCCGCGAACGGATGACCAGGCTTCCGGACGGCGCTGAGTTGATTGATAACCCCGTGTCCATCGCGCCGGGGTTTCGGATCGGCAACGTTTTTGTCATGGCAGGCGTCCCGTCGATTTTCTCGGCAATGCTGGAAAGCGTCCTGCCGACGCTTGATGGCGGCGAACCGCTGGCGGTGGAGATCGTTCCGTTCTCCTGCGGTGAGGGTGACCTGGCTGGTGAGCTTGCCGACATCGCCACGGCCCATCCGACCGTTTCCGTTGGCAGCTATCCGAAGATGGTGGATGGCGCGTTCACGACCGAGATCGTGCTTCGTTCAAGGGACCGTGAGGCGCTTGACGCAGCAAGCGCTGCGGCTCACAAGCTGCGCGCAAGCCTTGCCGATAAACCGCCCTCGGCCTGA
- the gpt gene encoding xanthine phosphoribosyltransferase encodes MSESLNDKAFPVSWDQFHRDARALAWRLADKGPFDAMVSVTRGGLVPAAIVCRELNIRTIDTVSVASYDYEGSGEQMQGEIYVLKAISPQLLESGGENVLLIDDLVDTGKTAQALREMLPKAHFATVYAKPKGRPLVDSFVTEVSQDTWIYFPWDLGYSFVPPIAKEG; translated from the coding sequence ATGAGCGAAAGCCTCAACGACAAAGCATTTCCCGTTTCGTGGGATCAGTTCCACCGCGATGCTCGGGCTTTGGCCTGGCGGCTGGCGGACAAGGGGCCGTTCGACGCTATGGTCTCGGTGACCCGCGGCGGTCTGGTTCCGGCAGCGATTGTCTGCCGTGAACTGAACATCCGCACCATCGATACCGTGTCGGTTGCGAGCTACGATTACGAGGGTTCCGGCGAGCAAATGCAGGGGGAAATCTACGTTCTCAAGGCGATCTCGCCGCAGTTGTTAGAGAGCGGGGGTGAAAACGTGTTGCTGATCGATGATCTCGTCGACACGGGGAAAACCGCCCAGGCGCTGCGGGAAATGCTGCCCAAAGCGCACTTTGCGACCGTTTACGCCAAACCTAAGGGGCGACCGCTTGTGGACAGCTTCGTCACCGAGGTCAGTCAGGATACATGGATCTACTTCCCTTGGGATTTGGGCTACTCGTTCGTGCCGCCGATCGCGAAGGAAGGGTGA
- a CDS encoding AMP-binding protein, producing MLQQVESQAVEPRFVGGALPNGKSQSVGKRSVTLPEAGAEPWRQTLYTALLDARAHHGGSTVIVDDFQKTPLTYDRLTLGALLLGDKLSALDPSGKPLGVLLPNASGVAAVFFACQAAGIIPAMLNYSAGLRSLTAACETAEINVIVSSRAFIEKAGLEDLVEGLSRRCRFVWTEDVRAQIGTMDKVKGMARLKLGARRAKGASLSPDAVAVLLFTSGTEGVPKGVALTHANLLSNCWQFSQIIDLRPGDRFFTALPVFHSFGLTAGLIAGIVLGVGAYFYPSPLHYKEIPSHVRRSGAKIVVSTDTFVNGWIKAADKEDFSNVRLMVLGAERVKDETRRLFRERFDIDLLEGYGATEAAPVIAANHLDDNVSGTVGYVMPAIEFKLDPVPGLNEGGRLKVRGPNVMAGYMMRDEPGVIQPLEGGWHDTGDIVDLDEDGRITIKGRAKRFAKLGGEMVSLSAVEAYVSEVWPGVNHAVCAVPDKRKGEQLVLVTEKEDPKTKELLAWAKKAGVSELMIPKKVVSVEALPVLGTGKLNYGAIDALAAPENSSAKAA from the coding sequence ATGCTGCAACAGGTGGAATCGCAGGCCGTCGAGCCTCGCTTTGTCGGCGGCGCGCTGCCCAATGGCAAAAGCCAATCCGTCGGCAAGCGCAGCGTTACACTTCCTGAAGCTGGCGCGGAACCATGGCGACAAACCCTGTACACGGCATTGCTCGACGCTCGCGCACACCATGGCGGTAGCACGGTCATCGTTGATGATTTTCAGAAGACGCCTCTGACCTATGATCGGCTGACCCTTGGCGCGCTGTTGCTCGGCGACAAGCTGTCCGCTCTTGATCCGTCCGGAAAGCCGCTTGGCGTCCTCCTGCCAAACGCGTCCGGGGTTGCAGCTGTTTTCTTCGCTTGCCAGGCGGCAGGGATCATCCCGGCCATGCTCAACTACTCAGCGGGCCTGCGCAGCCTGACGGCGGCCTGTGAAACCGCTGAGATTAACGTGATTGTCTCCTCACGCGCGTTCATAGAAAAAGCCGGACTTGAAGACCTCGTTGAGGGCCTGTCCCGGCGCTGCCGCTTCGTCTGGACCGAAGACGTCCGTGCGCAGATCGGCACCATGGACAAGGTCAAGGGCATGGCGCGCCTGAAGCTTGGTGCCCGGCGGGCGAAAGGTGCCTCTTTATCCCCCGATGCCGTCGCTGTGTTGTTGTTCACCTCCGGCACCGAGGGCGTGCCCAAAGGGGTGGCGTTGACCCATGCAAACCTTCTGTCGAACTGCTGGCAGTTCAGCCAGATCATCGATCTACGGCCCGGAGATCGCTTCTTTACGGCGCTACCGGTGTTCCATTCGTTTGGGCTAACCGCCGGTCTGATCGCAGGCATCGTTCTGGGCGTCGGGGCTTATTTTTATCCCTCGCCGCTTCACTACAAGGAGATACCAAGCCACGTCCGCCGGTCCGGCGCCAAAATTGTGGTCTCAACCGATACGTTTGTGAACGGTTGGATCAAGGCGGCGGACAAAGAAGATTTCTCCAACGTGCGGCTGATGGTGCTGGGAGCTGAGCGGGTCAAAGACGAGACGCGTCGTCTTTTCCGCGAACGTTTCGATATCGATCTGCTTGAGGGCTACGGCGCGACTGAAGCTGCCCCGGTCATTGCTGCCAATCATCTCGACGACAATGTCTCGGGCACTGTGGGCTATGTCATGCCCGCAATTGAGTTCAAGCTCGACCCGGTTCCTGGCCTGAATGAAGGTGGTCGGCTCAAGGTTCGCGGACCCAACGTCATGGCGGGCTACATGATGCGCGACGAACCCGGTGTCATTCAGCCGCTGGAGGGTGGCTGGCACGATACCGGCGACATTGTCGACCTCGACGAGGATGGCCGGATTACCATCAAGGGTCGCGCGAAGCGCTTCGCAAAGCTGGGCGGCGAGATGGTTTCGCTCAGTGCTGTCGAGGCCTATGTCAGTGAGGTCTGGCCGGGTGTGAACCACGCGGTTTGCGCTGTCCCCGACAAGCGCAAGGGCGAACAACTGGTTCTGGTCACCGAAAAGGAAGATCCGAAAACCAAGGAGCTCCTAGCCTGGGCCAAAAAAGCGGGCGTGTCAGAGCTGATGATCCCGAAAAAGGTTGTGAGCGTTGAGGCTCTTCCCGTTCTTGGAACCGGTAAGCTGAACTACGGCGCGATTGATGCGCTCGCTGCCCCCGAAAATTCAAGCGCGAAGGCGGCTTAA
- a CDS encoding alpha-E domain-containing protein, giving the protein MLSRTADSLFWTARYIERAENIARLLEAATRLSNVRSGDAPVSNEWESAVLATGMEELFEERYGEATARTVVDFLAFSESNPSSIRSCLEAARSNARSVRTAITIEMWETINAAWLELKRYRTFGQSRAELLEFLRFVKQVALRVDGIANRTMLRTDGYSFFRLGGYIERADNTARILDVKYHVLLPRGDRVGGGLDYFQWTSILRSVSALTAYHWVYRESLKPWLVADLLLLNEAMPRSLASCYGNITRYLDILSKTYGRQGKAQRLARSIHSDFRNRDIEGIFQSGLHEFVEQFIGRNNELGSTIAEQYLFQ; this is encoded by the coding sequence CTGCTCAGTCGCACAGCCGACAGCCTATTCTGGACCGCCCGTTATATTGAGCGTGCCGAAAACATCGCGCGGCTTCTGGAGGCGGCCACCCGCTTGTCAAACGTCCGTTCTGGAGATGCACCGGTTTCCAACGAGTGGGAGTCGGCGGTGCTTGCGACCGGAATGGAAGAACTTTTCGAAGAACGCTATGGCGAAGCGACGGCGCGCACGGTTGTCGATTTTCTGGCCTTTTCGGAAAGCAACCCGTCGTCCATCCGTTCTTGCCTCGAAGCGGCACGGTCGAATGCGCGATCTGTGCGAACGGCGATCACCATCGAAATGTGGGAGACGATCAACGCTGCGTGGCTTGAGCTCAAGCGCTACCGCACCTTCGGTCAGTCACGCGCGGAGTTGCTGGAGTTTCTGCGCTTCGTCAAACAGGTGGCACTGCGCGTCGACGGGATTGCCAACCGCACCATGCTTCGTACCGATGGCTACTCATTCTTCCGGCTTGGCGGATACATCGAGCGCGCCGATAACACCGCCCGCATTCTCGATGTGAAGTATCATGTGCTGCTTCCGCGCGGCGACCGCGTCGGCGGTGGACTGGACTATTTCCAATGGACGTCGATCTTGCGCTCTGTCTCGGCGCTGACCGCCTACCATTGGGTTTACCGCGAGAGCCTCAAGCCGTGGCTGGTTGCTGACCTGCTACTTCTTAACGAGGCGATGCCGCGCTCCCTGGCATCCTGTTATGGCAATATCACCCGCTACCTCGACATCCTGTCAAAGACCTATGGACGCCAGGGCAAGGCTCAACGTCTGGCGCGATCGATCCACTCGGACTTTCGTAACCGCGACATAGAAGGGATATTCCAGTCGGGGCTGCACGAGTTCGTTGAACAGTTTATCGGGCGCAACAACGAGCTAGGCTCGACGATCGCCGAGCAGTATCTTTTCCAGTAG
- a CDS encoding FAD-dependent monooxygenase: MNKEPFRIVGGGIAGLTAVLCLAKRGLASQLFERAPQFEEVGAGLQLSPNALKVLFALGLRDKLEGHAVAPSRIAIHSGLSGRPIAHVPLGKTAEQRYGTPYWVMHRADLQRVLVEACTASELITLQTDRDIAPDVGVDDGGDHLPTIAADGVNSRWRSAIRNDAATRFTGTVAWRAVTQSDSSEASNPETQVWFGPNAHLVSYPLRGGRARNLVAIARTNKIEGMLDAFAAWSGDIRDRLMGCRDWSPWPLKAVDPKGAWYKHDTVLLGDSAHAMLPFAAQGAAMAIEDAWVLAQFLSQPVEPAQAFVRFEAARKARVSRVWREAERNGRIYHMTGPMALGRDTVMRASGPQRLLARYDWLYGWSPEGL, encoded by the coding sequence TTGAACAAAGAGCCGTTTCGAATCGTCGGCGGCGGGATTGCCGGCCTCACAGCAGTGCTATGTCTCGCCAAGCGAGGCCTGGCCTCTCAGCTCTTTGAAAGAGCGCCACAATTTGAGGAAGTTGGCGCAGGTCTTCAGCTATCGCCCAACGCGCTCAAGGTTTTGTTTGCGCTGGGCCTTCGGGACAAACTCGAGGGCCATGCAGTCGCCCCGTCACGGATTGCCATTCACAGCGGGCTTTCAGGCCGTCCCATCGCCCATGTGCCTTTAGGCAAGACTGCCGAACAACGCTACGGGACGCCCTATTGGGTGATGCATCGCGCCGACCTTCAGCGTGTACTCGTCGAGGCCTGTACCGCGAGCGAACTGATCACTCTGCAGACAGATCGCGATATCGCGCCTGACGTCGGCGTTGACGATGGTGGGGACCATCTGCCAACAATCGCTGCAGACGGCGTCAACTCGCGTTGGCGTTCCGCCATCCGTAATGACGCCGCAACCCGATTTACCGGCACAGTCGCGTGGCGCGCTGTAACACAGAGCGACAGCAGTGAAGCCAGCAACCCCGAAACACAGGTCTGGTTCGGACCAAATGCTCATCTGGTCAGCTATCCGCTTCGTGGCGGACGCGCGAGAAACCTCGTCGCCATCGCCCGGACAAACAAAATCGAGGGCATGCTTGATGCATTTGCAGCCTGGAGCGGAGACATTCGCGACCGGCTCATGGGCTGCCGAGACTGGAGCCCTTGGCCTTTGAAAGCCGTCGACCCAAAAGGGGCCTGGTACAAACACGACACCGTCCTTTTGGGCGATTCTGCCCACGCCATGCTGCCGTTTGCCGCGCAGGGTGCTGCGATGGCCATAGAAGACGCGTGGGTACTCGCACAGTTCTTGAGCCAACCAGTCGAGCCAGCTCAAGCTTTTGTGCGTTTCGAGGCCGCCAGGAAGGCACGGGTCTCAAGGGTTTGGCGTGAAGCGGAGCGCAATGGACGAATCTATCATATGACCGGACCCATGGCCTTGGGCCGCGATACGGTCATGCGAGCCAGTGGGCCGCAGCGTCTTCTGGCACGCTACGACTGGCTTTACGGGTGGTCGCCTGAAGGTTTGTAA
- a CDS encoding FkbM family methyltransferase: MNAHAHSGSDTTPSDASGSPWGRFELNDRARRFRAFSSSRGTGYLAKRMAYLARRLAMSAVPDVADVEVFGHKLRIDPRGNLAEKRLLFTPQYFDPDERALLARALPADAVFLDIGANVGAYSFFAASCSGPHARIIAIEPQPKIHQRLQTNIAFNPGVPIEAIQLAIADIDGAISLFVDEQNAGETSMRRLAGNSGSATEISVSAKPLAALVSDLGLQRIDAMKIDIEGAEDIALAPFFEAAPATLWPSVLILENSPESWQIDCIDLARKRGYQLVLSTRLNVVLTRPATG, from the coding sequence ATGAACGCACACGCACACAGTGGATCGGATACAACGCCCTCGGACGCCTCCGGCTCCCCTTGGGGCCGTTTTGAGTTGAACGATCGCGCACGGCGTTTTCGAGCTTTCTCAAGTTCGCGTGGAACCGGCTACCTTGCAAAGAGGATGGCCTATCTTGCCCGTCGCCTCGCGATGTCTGCTGTCCCAGATGTGGCCGACGTTGAGGTCTTTGGGCACAAACTGCGCATTGATCCCCGCGGCAATCTTGCCGAAAAGCGTCTGCTCTTCACGCCTCAGTATTTCGACCCCGACGAGCGGGCACTGCTCGCACGCGCCTTACCAGCCGACGCGGTCTTCCTTGATATTGGCGCCAACGTTGGGGCCTACAGCTTTTTCGCTGCCAGCTGCTCCGGACCGCACGCGCGAATTATCGCCATCGAGCCGCAGCCGAAAATACATCAACGCTTGCAAACGAACATTGCCTTCAACCCCGGCGTGCCAATCGAGGCTATTCAGCTTGCGATTGCGGACATTGACGGCGCAATCAGTCTTTTCGTTGACGAGCAAAACGCCGGTGAGACATCAATGCGTCGTCTCGCCGGCAACAGCGGCAGTGCAACGGAAATTAGCGTTTCTGCCAAGCCACTTGCGGCTTTGGTTTCAGACCTCGGCCTTCAACGTATCGATGCAATGAAGATCGATATTGAGGGTGCCGAAGACATCGCACTCGCCCCGTTTTTCGAAGCTGCGCCTGCTACACTGTGGCCGTCGGTGCTTATACTGGAAAACAGTCCGGAAAGCTGGCAGATCGACTGCATCGACCTCGCCCGCAAGAGGGGTTATCAGCTCGTTCTTTCGACCCGCTTGAACGTGGTGTTGACCCGGCCGGCGACCGGGTAA
- the radC gene encoding DNA repair protein RadC: protein MNGTKPHYHGHRERLRERFREAGAEALADYELLELLLFRSIPRRDTKQLAKQLIDRFGSLGAVLHAPVAQLCEVPGIKINTATDLHLVSAAAAAMHRDDIAHRDVLSSWSAVIDYCRSEMAHQSVEQFRILFLDKKNQLLRDEVQQSGTVDHTPVYPREVVKRSLELGASAIILVHNHPSGDPTPSNADITMTREIMAAAEPLGVNVHDHLIVGTQGHVSLRALGFMDQQSG, encoded by the coding sequence ATGAATGGGACCAAGCCCCACTATCATGGTCATCGCGAGCGGCTGCGAGAGCGGTTTAGGGAAGCTGGAGCGGAAGCGCTCGCCGATTACGAACTGCTTGAACTTCTCCTTTTCAGATCGATCCCCCGCCGGGATACCAAGCAGCTCGCCAAGCAGCTGATTGACCGATTTGGCTCACTTGGCGCCGTGTTGCATGCGCCCGTCGCGCAACTGTGCGAGGTGCCTGGCATCAAGATCAATACCGCAACCGACTTACACCTCGTCAGCGCTGCCGCCGCGGCCATGCACCGTGACGACATTGCGCACCGTGACGTCCTTTCAAGCTGGTCCGCTGTGATCGACTATTGTCGCAGCGAGATGGCACACCAAAGCGTCGAACAGTTCAGGATCCTGTTTCTGGACAAAAAGAACCAACTTCTGCGCGATGAGGTTCAGCAGAGCGGCACCGTTGACCACACACCGGTCTACCCCCGAGAGGTCGTCAAACGCAGCCTCGAACTTGGTGCCTCGGCAATCATCCTCGTCCACAATCATCCCTCCGGCGATCCAACGCCGTCGAACGCCGATATCACGATGACCCGTGAAATCATGGCAGCGGCGGAACCGCTCGGCGTCAACGTCCACGACCATCTGATCGTGGGTACCCAGGGCCATGTAAGCCTGAGGGCGCTGGGGTTCATGGATCAGCAGTCTGGCTAA